In one window of Streptomyces griseus subsp. griseus DNA:
- a CDS encoding DUF4287 domain-containing protein, producing the protein MTDAVKGPASYFPSIEKTYGRPVSEWKALIRASPLTKHMELVSWLKTEHALGHGHANALVAHTLAEDKTR; encoded by the coding sequence ATGACCGATGCCGTGAAGGGCCCTGCCAGCTACTTCCCCTCGATCGAGAAGACGTACGGCCGCCCGGTCTCCGAGTGGAAGGCCCTCATCCGCGCCTCCCCGCTGACCAAGCACATGGAGCTGGTCAGCTGGCTCAAGACGGAGCACGCCCTGGGCCACGGCCATGCCAATGCCCTGGTCGCCCACACCCTGGCGGAGGACAAGACCCGCTGA
- a CDS encoding SRPBCC family protein, whose protein sequence is MSKSVIDNTPLFELRADIAVSATPKEVYAVVSDLPRSAEWSPECQGGEWIGGEPAAVGTIFRGENLRSEEVVAWAPLVRGTWYTEARVTAAEPGVTFRWMMLSHAQDDQESVWGFDIEPLAEGSRLVHHFRMGKATAGIHKIVSELDEDARKRFIDEWTAKLERDLDDTLKRIKDVIESA, encoded by the coding sequence ATGAGTAAATCAGTCATCGACAACACGCCGCTTTTCGAACTGCGCGCGGACATCGCCGTATCCGCCACCCCGAAAGAGGTCTACGCGGTCGTCAGCGATTTGCCGCGTAGCGCGGAATGGAGCCCCGAGTGCCAGGGCGGTGAATGGATCGGCGGCGAGCCCGCGGCCGTGGGCACCATCTTCCGCGGGGAGAACCTGCGCAGCGAGGAAGTCGTCGCCTGGGCCCCGCTCGTGCGCGGGACCTGGTACACCGAGGCCCGCGTCACCGCGGCCGAGCCGGGCGTGACCTTCCGCTGGATGATGCTCTCGCACGCCCAGGACGACCAGGAATCGGTCTGGGGCTTCGACATCGAACCCCTCGCCGAGGGCAGCCGGCTGGTCCACCACTTCCGCATGGGGAAAGCGACCGCCGGAATTCACAAGATTGTCTCCGAACTCGACGAGGACGCCCGCAAGCGATTCATCGACGAGTGGACCGCAAAGCTGGAACGGGACCTCGACGACACCCTCAAGCGGATCAAGGACGTCATCGAATCCGCATGA
- a CDS encoding ferredoxin reductase, producing MTSGALRSRAWKLLEMVTTPLLPSDYLDLVSPLRAGADLRGRIEAVHSETDDAATVVIRPGRGWRGHTAGQYVRIGVDVDGVRLWRAYSITSPTNRRDGRVTITVKAIPDGKVSNHLVRSAKPGTLIQLDQPTGDFVLPQAKPAKVLYLTAGSGITPVMGMLRDVELDDVVMVHCAPQPQDVIFRKELHGLVADKKLRLTEVHTDTDGKLDIARLQELVPDWAERETWACGPAGLLDAAEEHWGEHGVLERLHTERFRPGIVVAGDGGEVTFSVTGKTIGADGATPLLDIGEEIGVLMPSGCRMGICFGCVSPLKAGAVRDLRTGEITEAGPGVLIQTCVSAAAGPCDIER from the coding sequence ATGACGAGTGGAGCCCTCCGCAGCAGGGCGTGGAAACTGCTGGAGATGGTCACGACGCCGCTGCTGCCGTCGGACTACCTCGACCTGGTCAGCCCGCTGCGCGCGGGCGCTGACCTGCGTGGGCGCATCGAGGCCGTGCACTCCGAGACCGATGACGCCGCGACTGTCGTGATCAGGCCGGGGCGGGGCTGGCGCGGCCACACAGCCGGCCAGTACGTGCGGATCGGGGTCGACGTCGACGGAGTGCGCCTGTGGCGTGCCTACTCCATCACCTCGCCGACGAACCGCCGGGACGGCCGTGTCACGATCACCGTCAAGGCGATCCCGGACGGCAAGGTCAGCAACCACCTGGTCCGCAGCGCGAAACCGGGCACGCTGATCCAGCTCGACCAGCCGACCGGTGACTTCGTCCTGCCGCAGGCCAAGCCCGCCAAGGTGCTCTACCTGACGGCCGGCAGCGGCATCACGCCCGTGATGGGCATGCTGCGCGACGTCGAACTCGACGACGTCGTCATGGTCCACTGCGCGCCACAGCCTCAGGACGTGATCTTCCGCAAGGAGCTGCACGGCCTGGTCGCGGACAAGAAGCTTCGGCTCACCGAGGTGCACACCGACACGGACGGCAAGCTCGACATCGCCCGTCTCCAAGAGCTCGTGCCCGACTGGGCCGAGCGCGAGACCTGGGCGTGCGGGCCCGCGGGTCTGCTCGACGCCGCCGAGGAGCACTGGGGAGAGCACGGCGTCCTTGAGCGCCTGCACACCGAACGCTTCCGCCCCGGCATCGTCGTCGCCGGGGACGGCGGCGAGGTCACGTTCAGCGTCACCGGCAAGACCATCGGCGCGGACGGCGCCACGCCGCTGCTGGACATCGGCGAGGAGATCGGCGTGCTCATGCCCTCCGGGTGCCGTATGGGCATCTGCTTCGGGTGCGTCTCGCCGCTCAAGGCCGGCGCTGTCCGAGACCTGCGTACCGGCGAGATCACCGAGGCCGGGCCGGGCGTCCTCATCCAGACCTGTGTGTCCGCCGCGGCGGGCCCCTGCGACATCGAACGGTAG
- a CDS encoding thioredoxin family protein — MTKLVHRPREDAEFDFILGRSKVPVLAYFTGAWPKAIEPCRVMDVVVGDIAAAYAGRLTVVRTDITRCPAATERYGITGAPSCLLLKEGTAVAHGTGPMTSDEVRRFLDGHL; from the coding sequence ATGACAAAACTGGTTCACCGACCTCGTGAGGACGCGGAGTTCGATTTCATCCTCGGGAGAAGCAAGGTTCCGGTTCTCGCCTACTTCACCGGGGCATGGCCCAAGGCAATCGAGCCCTGTCGGGTGATGGATGTCGTCGTGGGCGACATCGCCGCCGCCTACGCGGGCCGCCTGACGGTCGTCCGCACCGACATCACGCGTTGCCCGGCGGCAACCGAGCGATACGGGATCACCGGAGCCCCGTCCTGCCTCCTGCTGAAGGAGGGAACGGCGGTGGCGCACGGCACGGGGCCCATGACCAGCGATGAGGTACGGCGGTTCCTGGACGGACACCTCTGA
- a CDS encoding GNAT family N-acetyltransferase — protein sequence MSAVDLTLTDLTPDDPRMSADAEPLIRTLRPELTAEAFTAFAREAYGQGLRFTVAYDTATARPLGAATHRLLATSRGRVLFVDDLVTAPESRGRGVGAYLLAELERRGRTAGCLRVELDSGTTNVQAHRFYHAQRMTIGALHFGRNL from the coding sequence ATGAGCGCCGTGGACCTGACACTCACCGACCTCACCCCCGACGACCCCCGCATGTCCGCCGACGCGGAACCCCTGATCCGCACACTGCGCCCGGAGTTGACCGCCGAGGCCTTCACCGCCTTCGCGCGGGAGGCGTACGGCCAGGGGCTCCGCTTCACGGTCGCGTACGACACCGCCACCGCCCGCCCCCTGGGCGCGGCCACCCACCGCCTGCTGGCGACCAGCCGGGGCCGGGTGCTCTTCGTCGACGACCTGGTGACGGCGCCCGAGTCACGGGGCCGGGGCGTGGGCGCCTACCTGCTGGCGGAGTTGGAACGTCGCGGCCGGACGGCGGGCTGCCTACGGGTGGAGCTGGACTCCGGCACGACCAACGTCCAGGCGCACCGCTTCTACCACGCCCAGCGCATGACGATCGGGGCGCTGCACTTCGGCCGGAACCTGTGA
- a CDS encoding FAD/NAD(P)-binding protein, with translation MSEAPLEICVVGAGPRGLSVLERLCANERATPRHSAITIHVVDPSPPGAGTVWRPEQSRHLLMNTVASQITVFTDDSARLEGPIESGPSLYEWARALVARTEAGHGEAEEEVLTEARALGPDTYPTRSFYGRYLRSCFQQVVDRAPEHVTVTVHRSRAVAIADVHGVTDGTQGVRLEDGTRLNQLDVIVLAQGHLPTRLTTREARTAGLARIHHLTYVAPANPADLDLSSIQPGQPVLLRGLGLNFFDHMALFSAGRGGTYERGADGKLVYRPSGREPQMYAFSRRGVPYHSRGENQKGAYGRYFPRLLTVEYIAKLRARSAEGQRIRFSTDLWPLISREVESVYYETLLTAQGRADDGAQLAERYLERPADDDGGRLLTEFGIQPDEHWSWERLSRPYEDREFTSRDGFRAWLLEYLAADVVAARSGNVSGPVKAALDVLRDLRNEIRLAVDHGGLEGDSYRDELEGWYTPLNAFLSIGPPASRIEEMIALIECGLLEVTGPGTKIAVDTAVPQFVAVSTDVPGPPIHSTVLIEARLPEPDLRRTDDPLMRHLLDTGQARPYSIAGSRGGSYQTGGLAVTERPYRLLDGNGQAHPRRFAYGVPTESVHWVTAAGIRPGVDSVTLGDSDAIARAALDVPPVAHKPWSAQPHASAEGFVGVIV, from the coding sequence ATGAGCGAGGCCCCTCTCGAGATCTGTGTGGTGGGCGCCGGGCCCCGCGGACTGTCCGTGCTGGAACGGCTCTGCGCCAACGAGCGGGCCACCCCGCGCCACTCCGCCATCACCATCCATGTCGTGGACCCCTCGCCGCCGGGCGCGGGGACGGTCTGGCGGCCCGAGCAGTCCCGCCATCTGCTGATGAACACCGTGGCCTCGCAGATCACCGTCTTCACCGACGACAGCGCCCGGCTGGAGGGCCCGATCGAGTCCGGGCCCAGCCTGTACGAGTGGGCCCGCGCGCTCGTCGCCCGGACCGAGGCGGGCCACGGCGAGGCCGAGGAGGAGGTGCTGACGGAGGCCCGGGCCCTGGGCCCGGACACGTACCCCACCCGGTCCTTCTACGGCCGCTACCTGCGCAGCTGCTTCCAGCAGGTGGTGGACCGGGCGCCGGAGCATGTGACCGTCACCGTCCACCGCTCCCGCGCGGTGGCCATCGCCGATGTGCACGGTGTCACCGACGGCACCCAGGGCGTACGGCTGGAGGACGGCACCCGGCTCAACCAACTCGACGTGATCGTCCTCGCCCAGGGCCACCTGCCCACCCGGCTGACCACCCGTGAGGCCCGGACGGCCGGCCTCGCCCGTATCCACCACCTCACCTACGTGGCCCCGGCCAACCCGGCCGACCTGGACCTCAGCTCCATCCAGCCGGGCCAGCCGGTCCTGCTGCGCGGCCTCGGGCTCAACTTCTTCGACCACATGGCCCTGTTCAGCGCGGGCCGGGGCGGGACGTACGAGCGCGGGGCGGACGGCAAGCTCGTCTACCGGCCCTCGGGCCGGGAACCGCAGATGTACGCGTTCTCGCGGCGCGGGGTGCCGTACCACTCCCGTGGCGAGAACCAGAAGGGCGCCTACGGGCGGTACTTCCCCCGGCTGCTCACCGTCGAGTACATCGCCAAGCTGCGCGCCCGCTCCGCCGAGGGCCAGCGGATCCGGTTCTCCACCGATCTGTGGCCGCTGATCTCGCGGGAGGTGGAGAGCGTCTACTACGAGACCCTGCTCACCGCCCAGGGCCGCGCGGACGACGGCGCACAGCTGGCGGAGCGGTACCTGGAGCGGCCCGCCGACGACGACGGGGGGCGGCTGCTCACGGAGTTCGGGATCCAGCCGGACGAGCACTGGTCCTGGGAGCGGCTCTCCCGGCCCTACGAGGACCGGGAGTTCACCAGCCGGGACGGTTTCCGGGCCTGGCTGCTGGAGTATCTGGCCGCCGATGTGGTCGCGGCCCGCAGCGGCAACGTCAGCGGGCCGGTCAAGGCCGCGCTGGACGTGCTGCGCGATCTGCGCAACGAGATCCGGCTCGCGGTGGACCACGGCGGTCTGGAGGGCGACTCCTACCGGGACGAGCTGGAGGGCTGGTACACGCCGCTCAACGCGTTCCTCTCCATCGGTCCGCCGGCCTCGCGGATCGAGGAGATGATCGCGCTCATCGAGTGCGGGCTGCTGGAGGTGACCGGGCCGGGCACGAAGATCGCGGTGGACACCGCCGTGCCGCAGTTCGTCGCGGTCTCCACCGACGTACCCGGGCCGCCGATCCACTCCACGGTGCTGATCGAGGCCCGGCTGCCCGAGCCCGACCTGCGGCGCACCGACGATCCGCTGATGCGCCACCTCCTCGACACCGGGCAGGCCCGTCCGTACTCCATCGCCGGTTCGCGGGGCGGGAGTTACCAGACCGGCGGGCTGGCCGTCACCGAACGCCCCTACCGGCTGCTGGACGGGAACGGGCAGGCGCACCCCCGGCGCTTCGCCTACGGCGTGCCGACGGAGTCGGTGCACTGGGTCACCGCGGCGGGCATCCGTCCCGGCGTCGACTCGGTGACGCTCGGCGACTCGGACGCCATCGCGCGGGCGGCCCTGGACGTGCCGCCCGTGGCCCACAAGCCGTGGTCCGCGCAGCCCCACGCCTCGGCAGAGGGCTTCGTCGGGGTGATCGTGTGA
- a CDS encoding PucR family transcriptional regulator: MSYAIRRASELSLDETTVTAVRAALRTTADEVVQAIIDEVPPYAHALSGRMGATIRRAVRTALGHYLDLASGNATGGDAGDAAYELGRGEVRDGRSMDALLSAYRVGARVAWRCLAAGAVPAGLPAAEVAKFAELTFAYIDELSAASAAGHADELAARGRAHERHLEHLARDLLAGAGPDVLLASGQRARWQPPVSLTAVLLPAAQARPAYRTLDPSTLVLDDLPDATGVLLVPDADRSRLLRQLTDRAAVVGPTRPWTHASASYARALRARSLSSDIRDTEDHLPDLVLSADAEAFADLRARALAPLQALPAATARRLEETLRAWLLYQGRRDEVAAELFVHPQTVRYRMSQLRELFPDLASPHRVLELTLAVGLRVG, encoded by the coding sequence ATGAGCTATGCAATCCGGAGGGCCAGTGAACTGTCCCTGGATGAGACGACGGTCACCGCCGTCCGGGCCGCCCTCAGGACCACCGCGGACGAAGTCGTCCAGGCGATCATCGACGAGGTTCCTCCCTACGCCCATGCCCTGTCGGGCCGCATGGGCGCCACGATCCGCAGAGCCGTCCGCACCGCTCTGGGGCACTACCTGGACCTTGCGAGCGGGAATGCCACGGGCGGCGACGCCGGGGACGCCGCCTACGAGCTGGGCCGCGGCGAGGTGCGCGACGGCCGTTCCATGGACGCCCTGCTCAGCGCCTACCGCGTCGGCGCCCGGGTCGCCTGGCGATGTCTGGCAGCGGGTGCCGTACCCGCGGGTCTGCCCGCCGCCGAGGTCGCCAAGTTCGCCGAGCTGACCTTCGCCTACATCGACGAGCTCTCCGCCGCGAGCGCCGCGGGCCACGCCGACGAACTGGCCGCCCGGGGCAGAGCCCACGAGCGTCACCTGGAACACCTGGCCCGCGACCTCCTCGCCGGCGCGGGCCCGGACGTGCTGCTGGCCTCCGGCCAACGGGCCAGGTGGCAGCCTCCGGTTTCGCTGACCGCCGTCCTGCTGCCCGCCGCGCAGGCCCGGCCTGCCTACCGGACACTCGACCCGAGCACCCTCGTCCTCGACGATCTGCCGGATGCCACCGGTGTGCTCCTCGTCCCCGATGCCGACCGGTCACGTCTCCTACGGCAGCTGACCGACCGCGCCGCCGTGGTCGGCCCGACACGGCCATGGACCCACGCGTCCGCCTCGTACGCACGAGCCCTACGCGCGCGCTCCCTCTCCTCTGACATTCGCGACACCGAGGACCACCTGCCCGACCTGGTGCTCAGCGCCGACGCGGAAGCGTTCGCAGACCTGCGCGCCCGAGCCCTCGCACCGTTGCAGGCCCTGCCTGCCGCAACCGCACGGCGGCTGGAGGAGACCTTGCGGGCGTGGCTGCTGTACCAGGGCAGACGGGACGAGGTCGCGGCGGAGTTGTTCGTCCACCCCCAGACGGTCCGATACCGGATGTCGCAGCTCCGGGAGCTGTTTCCCGATCTCGCATCACCACACCGGGTCCTTGAACTGACGCTGGCGGTCGGCCTCCGGGTCGGCTGA
- a CDS encoding NADPH:quinone reductase, protein MLAAYIEQLGTPDTIRYGELPPPVAQAGEVLVDVSVASVNHVDTFVRSGAWRTPLTFPFVIGRDLAGTVAASAPGTGFEAGDRVWCNSMGHAGRQGAAAERVAVPADRLYRLPGGVDPEDAVALAHPAATAYLALHPHGRVQAGETVVVLGGGGNVGSALIVLAVHAGARVVATASARDIEHCRGLGAAEVIDYRDPDVAGRLRAACPGGVDVYVDTSAANDLETAVGLLARRGRIVILAGMATRPVLPAGPLYLKDCSVVGFAISQATAAELAAAAGTIGTLLAAGKLRPPATVPMPLSAAADAHGRLERGEVRGKILLRVHS, encoded by the coding sequence ATGCTCGCCGCTTACATCGAACAGCTCGGTACCCCCGACACCATCCGGTACGGCGAACTCCCCCCGCCTGTGGCACAGGCGGGCGAGGTTCTGGTCGACGTGAGTGTCGCCTCCGTCAACCACGTCGACACGTTCGTCCGGTCCGGGGCCTGGCGTACCCCCCTGACCTTCCCCTTCGTCATCGGCCGCGACCTGGCCGGGACTGTCGCCGCCTCCGCGCCCGGGACCGGTTTCGAGGCCGGTGACCGGGTCTGGTGCAACAGCATGGGGCACGCGGGGCGGCAGGGCGCCGCCGCCGAGCGGGTGGCCGTCCCGGCCGACCGGCTCTACCGGCTGCCCGGCGGGGTTGACCCGGAGGACGCCGTCGCCCTGGCCCATCCCGCCGCCACCGCCTACCTCGCCCTCCATCCGCACGGCCGGGTCCAGGCCGGCGAGACCGTCGTCGTCCTGGGCGGCGGCGGCAACGTGGGCAGCGCCCTCATCGTGCTGGCCGTCCACGCGGGCGCCCGGGTCGTCGCCACCGCATCGGCGCGGGACATCGAACACTGCCGGGGCCTGGGGGCCGCCGAGGTGATCGACTACCGCGACCCGGATGTGGCGGGACGGCTGCGAGCCGCCTGTCCGGGGGGAGTTGACGTGTACGTCGACACCTCGGCCGCCAACGACCTGGAGACGGCCGTGGGCCTGCTCGCCCGGCGCGGGCGGATCGTCATCCTCGCCGGGATGGCCACCCGGCCGGTGCTGCCCGCCGGTCCGCTGTACCTCAAGGACTGCTCCGTCGTCGGCTTCGCCATCTCGCAGGCCACCGCCGCCGAACTCGCCGCCGCCGCGGGGACCATCGGCACGTTGCTGGCGGCGGGGAAGCTGCGGCCCCCGGCGACGGTCCCGATGCCGCTGAGCGCCGCCGCCGACGCGCACGGCCGCCTCGAACGCGGCGAGGTGCGCGGAAAAATCCTGCTCAGGGTTCATTCCTGA
- a CDS encoding spore photoproduct lyase family protein, which translates to MDQSPEEPEQQALFGWEDALPAEPPDRGGGFRDSPRARRMLDVREVYAEPAAIASPRGQQILARLPGVPVTEVAGHWRIPSLHGNDGNIARWTRIKTETLVLGVRQSLTTRPNGRSADWIAPGASNGCAMACAYCYVPRRKGYANPITLFTNIEAIAAHVRRHVRAQGPKSQPNQCDPHAWVYDIGENGDCSVDALICDNTADLIALFRRLPSAKASFATKFVNPDLLALDPQGRTRVRFSVMPADDSRLLDLRTSPVAERIAAAADFLDAGYEVHFNLSPVVLRPGWQRDWAELLGQLDDVLPGRVKAQAAAEIIMLTHNQQLHEVNLGWHPRAEEVLWQPGAQETKRSENGALNVRYALEVKRDALARLRELIGERTPWLRIRYAF; encoded by the coding sequence GTGGACCAGAGCCCCGAAGAGCCCGAGCAGCAGGCTCTCTTCGGCTGGGAGGACGCCCTGCCCGCCGAGCCGCCGGACCGTGGCGGCGGGTTCCGGGACAGCCCCCGGGCCCGGCGCATGCTGGACGTGCGGGAGGTCTACGCCGAGCCCGCCGCGATCGCCTCCCCGCGCGGGCAGCAGATCCTGGCGCGGCTGCCCGGCGTTCCCGTCACCGAGGTGGCCGGGCACTGGCGTATCCCCTCCCTCCACGGCAACGACGGCAACATCGCCCGCTGGACCCGGATCAAGACCGAGACCCTGGTCCTGGGCGTCCGGCAGAGTCTCACCACCCGGCCCAACGGCAGGTCGGCCGACTGGATCGCCCCCGGTGCCTCCAACGGCTGTGCCATGGCGTGCGCGTACTGCTACGTTCCACGCCGCAAGGGGTACGCCAACCCGATCACGCTCTTCACCAACATCGAGGCCATCGCCGCCCACGTACGGCGTCATGTACGGGCCCAGGGGCCCAAGTCCCAGCCCAACCAGTGCGATCCGCACGCCTGGGTGTACGACATCGGTGAGAACGGTGACTGTTCCGTCGACGCCCTGATCTGTGACAACACGGCCGACCTCATTGCACTGTTCCGCCGACTGCCCAGCGCCAAAGCCTCCTTCGCCACCAAGTTCGTCAACCCCGATCTGCTCGCGCTGGATCCGCAAGGCCGTACCCGGGTGCGGTTCTCCGTGATGCCCGCCGACGACTCCCGGCTGCTGGACCTCCGTACCAGCCCGGTCGCGGAGCGCATCGCGGCCGCCGCCGACTTCCTGGACGCGGGGTACGAGGTCCACTTCAACCTCTCGCCCGTGGTGCTGCGGCCCGGCTGGCAGCGGGACTGGGCCGAGCTGCTCGGACAGCTGGACGATGTCCTTCCCGGGCGGGTCAAGGCGCAGGCGGCCGCCGAGATCATCATGCTCACCCACAACCAGCAGCTCCACGAGGTCAACCTCGGCTGGCATCCCCGGGCCGAGGAGGTCCTGTGGCAGCCGGGCGCGCAGGAGACGAAGCGGTCGGAGAACGGCGCCCTCAACGTCCGCTACGCGCTGGAGGTCAAGCGCGACGCCCTCGCCCGGCTGCGGGAGCTGATCGGGGAGCGCACGCCGTGGCTGCGGATCCGGTACGCCTTCTGA
- a CDS encoding class I adenylate-forming enzyme family protein, with product MFLQRIGNKGIRLGTLFDRAAARHPGNMVILDHDLDVAPELGRRLSLPEVAELIAELASRLWAAGVRTGERIVVHKTDGFDISLLACAAARIGAVPVLLSPKLDGATVVELVRRAQEPYLVTDEAKLTDSLPAEVFEAARKVLLTSGTFEGATPLASYAGAVRVDPITMPPDHPTLITHTSGTTGTPKLAVHTGHTFQARYRPQATVVSAVRSREPVAIHVSFVHSRMFTAMPIAILQGHPLIILKDDEPQSVATLFSQVPPGLIEAHPNTFLRWEVLAKDPRGPLGNVKYFSSTFDAIHPRTVHTLLGASRRRLPLFAQAYGQSEVGPIAARTYSRKRGAEADGRCVGRPFQGMTDVRVVSRDGRPPSKSSPGFIEVRSDGRIVTYLGEHQRWEKQVNDGWWRMGDVGFRTKWGCLHLLDREVDEIPGVESTLEIEDKLFARVEDLIEVIIIPGPDGRPVPVVSTRDDKPLDERVWRDAVVGLPPMADPVRWKLEDLPQTATTKIKRLELARLLAGGAEESDGTVSSNGSAAANGSAGGLS from the coding sequence ATGTTTCTGCAACGAATAGGGAACAAGGGCATCCGGCTCGGAACGCTCTTCGACCGGGCGGCCGCCCGGCACCCCGGCAACATGGTGATCCTGGACCACGACCTGGACGTCGCGCCCGAGCTGGGCCGGCGGCTGTCCCTGCCCGAGGTGGCCGAGCTGATCGCCGAACTGGCATCCCGGCTGTGGGCGGCCGGGGTCCGTACCGGTGAGCGGATCGTCGTCCACAAGACCGACGGCTTCGACATCTCGCTGCTGGCCTGCGCGGCGGCCCGGATCGGCGCCGTACCGGTGCTGCTCTCCCCCAAGCTGGACGGCGCCACCGTCGTGGAGCTGGTGCGCCGGGCGCAGGAGCCGTATCTGGTCACCGACGAGGCCAAGCTCACCGACAGCCTCCCGGCGGAGGTCTTCGAGGCGGCGCGCAAGGTTCTCCTGACCTCCGGCACCTTCGAGGGTGCGACCCCGCTGGCCTCGTACGCCGGTGCCGTACGGGTCGATCCGATCACGATGCCGCCGGACCACCCGACCCTGATCACCCACACGTCGGGCACCACCGGCACGCCCAAGCTGGCCGTGCACACCGGGCACACCTTCCAGGCCCGCTACCGCCCCCAGGCCACCGTGGTCTCGGCGGTCCGCAGCCGTGAACCGGTCGCCATCCACGTCTCGTTCGTGCACTCGCGGATGTTCACCGCCATGCCGATCGCGATCCTCCAGGGCCACCCGCTGATCATCCTCAAGGACGACGAGCCGCAGTCGGTGGCCACGCTCTTCTCGCAGGTCCCTCCCGGGCTGATCGAGGCCCACCCCAACACCTTCCTGCGCTGGGAGGTGCTGGCGAAGGACCCGCGCGGCCCGTTGGGCAACGTCAAATACTTCAGCTCCACCTTCGACGCCATCCACCCCCGGACCGTGCACACCCTGCTGGGCGCCTCGCGCCGCCGGCTGCCGCTGTTCGCCCAGGCGTACGGCCAGAGCGAGGTGGGCCCGATCGCGGCCCGCACCTACTCCCGCAAGCGCGGCGCCGAGGCGGACGGCCGGTGTGTCGGGCGACCGTTCCAGGGGATGACCGACGTACGCGTGGTCAGCCGCGACGGGCGGCCGCCCAGCAAGTCCTCGCCGGGCTTCATCGAGGTGCGCAGCGACGGCCGGATCGTCACCTACCTCGGTGAGCACCAGCGGTGGGAGAAGCAGGTCAACGACGGCTGGTGGCGGATGGGCGACGTCGGCTTCCGCACCAAGTGGGGCTGTCTGCACCTGCTGGACCGCGAGGTCGACGAGATCCCCGGCGTGGAGTCCACCCTGGAGATCGAGGACAAGCTCTTCGCCCGGGTCGAGGACCTGATCGAGGTCATCATCATCCCCGGCCCGGACGGCCGGCCCGTCCCCGTCGTCTCCACCCGCGACGACAAGCCGCTGGACGAGCGGGTGTGGCGGGACGCGGTGGTCGGTCTGCCGCCGATGGCCGACCCGGTCCGGTGGAAGCTGGAGGACCTGCCGCAGACGGCGACCACCAAGATCAAGCGGCTGGAGCTGGCCCGGCTGCTGGCGGGCGGTGCCGAGGAATCCGACGGGACCGTCAGCTCCAACGGGTCTGCCGCCGCCAACGGTTCAGCGGGCGGGCTGTCATGA